A section of the Triticum dicoccoides isolate Atlit2015 ecotype Zavitan chromosome 7A, WEW_v2.0, whole genome shotgun sequence genome encodes:
- the LOC119329482 gene encoding uncharacterized protein LOC119329482, producing MKYPPIPPRRAASCGCGYLAAFVALIVITSLQIQHHHLKVDLGRSDYAAATATQQRRREEGNWNRRTGAEGLPRGIVHTSSDMFLRPLWDPAANRAIPNNKNDRHKALLAMAVGISQMQNVDVMARKFLNESYTVMLFHYDGNVDGWRSLEWSDKAIHIVAPNQTKWWFAKRFLHPSVVAIYDFIFLWDEDLGVENFDPRRYIDIMVSEGLEITQPALDPDLSTDIHHRITIRNKMTKVHRRVYDNRSSMNCSDDSKGPPCTGWVEGMAPVFSRAAWKCVWHLIQNDLIHGWGLDMKLGYCAQGDRAEKVGVIDSEYVVHQGIPSLGGPSDTSKLPRRSLDLRTHIRRQSSAELEKFKERWEKAVREDDEWMDPFDA from the exons ATGAAGTACCCGCCCATCCCGCCGCGCCGGGCCGCCTCCTGCGGCTGCGGCTACCTGGCCGCCTTCGTCGCCCTCATCGTCATCACCTCGCTCCAGATCCAGCACCACCACCTCAAG GTGGATCTCGGCAGGTCCGACTACGCCGCGGCCACGGCCACGCAGCAGCGGCGCCGGGAGGAGGGGAACTGGAACCGGAGGACCGGCGCCGAGGGCCTGCCGCGCGGGATCGTCCACACCAGCTCCGACATGTTCCTCCGCCCGCTCTGGGACCCCGCCGCCAACCGCGCCATCCCCAAC AACAAGAATGATAGACACAAAGCTCTCCTGGCGATGGCGGTCGGGATCTCGCAGATGCAGAATGTGGACGTGATGGCTCGTAAG TTCCTGAATGAGAGCTACACGGTCATGCTATTCCATTATGACGGGAACGTGGATGGGTGGCGTAGCCTCGAGTGGAGCGATAAGGCCATCCACATAGTTGCGCCCAACCAAACTAAATG GTGGTTTGCTAAGCGTTTTCTGCACCCTAGTGTTGTGGCTATCTACGATTTCATATTTTTATGGGACGAAGACCTTGGGGTGGAAAATTTTGATCCGAGGAG GTATATTGATATAATGGTTTCCGAAGGCTTAGAAATCACGCAACCTGCATTGGATCCTGATCTATCAACAGATATTCACCACCGCATCACAATCCGCAACAAGATGACAAAAGTGCATAG GAGAGTATATGACAATCGTTCAAGCATGAACTGTTCTGATGATAGTAAAGGACCTCCATGCACAGG GTGGGTCGAGGGCATGGCACCAGTTTTTTCTCGTGCTGCCTGGAAATGTGTATGGCATCTAATACAG AATGACTTGATTCATGGATGGGGCCTTGACATGAAGCTTGGTTACTGTGCTCAG GGTGATCGAGCTGAGAAGGTCGGTGTAATTGACAGTGAGTATGTCGTCCATCAAGGGATACCATCATTAGGAGGACCATCAGATACCAGCAAG TTACCTCGAAGATCTTTGGATTTGCGGACACAC ATTAGAAGACAGTCGTCGGCGGAGCTGGAAAAGTTCAAAGAACGGTGGGAAAAAGCCGTAAGGGAAGACGATGAGTGGATGGATCCTTTTGACGCTTGA
- the LOC119334175 gene encoding splicing factor 3B subunit 2-like, translated as MPTAVAAAASPTPRDSGRGRPRRLRRRRARKSRANAGAGEESARPGPDPAPQVEVEYVPENPCLGADDPLLLGVFAAVFEKFGLTGPAAAAPAEVSGPSSPPAEGEENEREGAVNAAMNKGPDAADAEQETPKKEEEEAVAPSKKQRKQLRRVKISELRQMCSRPDVVEVWDGNAPDPKLLVCLKSCRNTVPVPRHWCQKRKYLQGKRGFQKQPFQLPDFIAATGIEKIRQAYVQKENKKTLKQKQHNRMQPKRGYMDMDYEVLHDAFFKYQTKPTLTSYGDLYYEGKEFELKLKVMKPGMLSQELKKALGMPDGAPPPWVTRMQFFGPPPSYPYLKIPGLGDEPDKEEPLNRSKHWGDLDEEEDEEEEKEVELIIHEEIEEGVRSIDTVSSTPAGVEAPDVIELRKLRKESDNQAERPLYQVLEQKELRITHRALFASSHAYVSLAKPTEYVLVGAQDTPSSSGGNFGDGPGELGKPPTDEEEPIDRSKHWGELDEEEEEEEELEDGKLEKGILEEEEEEEVLEDGGIEECILEEEERKEELEDGEVEEGTLEELEEEELEDGEIEEATRQAEEEGLEHGEIVQGIRQEELEELEDGEIVEGILQEEEEEEELEEGEIVEGIRQAGEEEEELEEEEIVEGIRQAGEEEEELEDGEIVEGIRSGTMSSSTPASVETPDVIDLGKSWRKEPEKQAEKPFYQILEQKEGRIPA; from the exons ATgcccaccgccgtcgccgccgcggcgAGCCCCACGCCGCGGGACAGCGGGCGCGGCCGCccccgccgcctgcgccgccgcaGGGCCAGGAAGAGTAGGGCCAATGCGGGGGCCGGCGAGGAGAGCGCCCGCCCCGGCCCCGACCCCGCTCCCCAG GTGGAGGTGGAGTACGTGCCGGAGAATCCCTGCCTCGGCGCCGACGACCCCCTCCTCCTCGGGGTCTTCGCGGCCGTCTTCGAGAAATTCGGCCTcacgggccccgccgccgccgcgcccgccgaggTCTCCGGGCCCTCCTCTCCCCCCGCCGAG GGCGAGGAGAATGAGAGGGAAGGCGCTGTAAATGCCGCGATGAACAAGGGGCCAGATGCTGCTGATGCTGAGCAGGAGACcccaaagaaggaggaggaggaagcagttGCCCCGTcgaagaagcagaggaagcagcTGCGGAGGGTGAAGATTTCAGAGCTGAGGCAGATGTGCAGCAGGCCTGATGTTGTTGAG GTCTGGGATGGTAATGCCCCGGATCCGAAGTTGCTTGTATGTCTCAAGTCCTGCAGGAACACCGTGCCTGTTCCGAGACACTGGTGCCAGAAACGAAAGTACTTGCAG GGCAAGAGGGGTTTTCAAAAACAGCCGTTCCAGCTTCCTGACTTCATTGCTGCAACTGGAATTGAAAAAATAAGACAG GCATACGTTCAGAAGGAGAACAAAAAGACATTGAAACAGAAGCAGCACAACCGTATGCAGCCCAAGAGgggatatatggatatggattatgAG GTTTTGCATGATGCATTCTTCAAATATCAAACAAAACCCACATTGACTAGTTATGGTGATCTGTATTATGAAGGGAAAGAGTTTGAG CTGAAGCTTAAGGTAATGAAACCAGGTATGCTGTCCCAGGAGCTTAAAAAAGCTCTTGGTATGCCTGATGGTGCCCCGCCCCCATGGGTTACCAGGATGCAG TTCTTTGGTCCTCCACCCTCTTATCCTTATCTGAAGATCCCAGGTTTGGGTGATGAACCTGATAAG GAAGAACCTCTCAATCGCAGCAAACACTGGGGAGATTTGgacgaagaagaggatgaagaggaagaaaaaGAGGTGGAACTAATTATTCATGAGGAAATAGAAGAAGGTGTTCGGTCTATTGACACCGTCTCAAG TACTCCGGCTGGTGTGGAAGCACCTGATGTTATTGAGCTTCGGAAGCTGAGGAAGGAGTCAGATAACCAGGCAGAAAGGCCATTATACCAG GTTCTTGAACAGAAAGAACTAAGGATCACTCATAGGGCGCTGTTCGCGTCGAGCCACGCATATGTTTCCCTGGCCAAACCTACTGA GTACGTGCTGGTTGGAGCGCAAGATACACCGTCATCATCAGGCGGCAATTTTGGTGATGGGCCTGGGGAGTTGGGAAAGCCTCCAACTGACGAG GAAGAACCTATTGATCGCAGCAAACACTGGGGAGAActggacgaagaagaagaggaagaggaggaattgGAAGATGGGAAACTAGAAAAAGGCATtctagaagaggaagaagaggaagaggtactGGAAGATGGGGGAATAGAAGAATGCATTCTagaagaggaagagaggaaggaggaACTAGAAGATGGGGAAGTAGAAGAAGGCACtctggaagagttggaggaggaggaactGGAAGATGGGGAAATAGAAGAAGCTACTCGGCAAGCAGAAGAGGAGGGGCTGGAACATGGGGAAATAGTACAAGGTATTCGGCAAGAGGAGTTGGAGGAGCTGGAAGATGGGGAAATAGTGGAAGGCATTCtgcaagaggaagaagaggaggaggaactgGAGGAGGGGGAAATAGTAGAAGGCATTCGGcaagcgggagaggaggaggaggaactggAGGAGGAGGAAATAGTAGAAGGCATTCGGcaagcgggagaggaggaggaggaactggAAGATGGGGAAATAGTAGAAGGCATCCGGTCTGGCACCATGTCAAG CAGCACTCCAGCCAGTGTGGAAACACCTGATGTTATCGACCTTGGGAAGTCGTGGAGGAAGGAGCCCGAGAAGCAGGCAGAAAAGCCATTTTACCAG ATTCTTGAGCAGAAAGAAGGGAGGATCCCCGCTTAG